One Weissella ceti DNA window includes the following coding sequences:
- a CDS encoding undecaprenyl-diphosphate phosphatase, giving the protein MIELLKSMIIGIVEGITEFLPISSTGHIIITQAFLNIPGGDLWTEAFAHMYEYVIQLGAIMAVIQLYFHKLNPFSPTKSSLERKQTWSLWFKVAVGVLPAVVIGFLFNDYMQDNIWIVATMLILYGVLFIVIENYLKNKNPLVTDINQLTYQLALWIGFFQVLAIIPGTSRSGATILGALLLGASRLVAAEFSFFMSIPVMFGVTILKMGSYFKDGGSFTGPQAWVLAVGFIVSWIIAYVAIKFLLDYIKNNDFKVFGYYRIALGLFVILLGAIGILH; this is encoded by the coding sequence ATTATCGAATTATTGAAATCAATGATTATTGGTATCGTTGAAGGAATTACAGAATTCTTGCCAATCTCATCAACGGGACACATTATCATTACCCAAGCCTTTCTGAACATTCCTGGTGGAGACTTGTGGACTGAAGCCTTCGCACACATGTACGAATATGTTATCCAACTTGGGGCAATTATGGCTGTTATTCAGTTATACTTCCATAAGTTGAACCCATTCTCACCAACTAAGTCTTCATTGGAACGTAAGCAAACTTGGAGCCTATGGTTCAAAGTTGCGGTAGGTGTGTTGCCAGCCGTTGTAATTGGTTTCTTGTTTAACGATTACATGCAAGACAACATTTGGATTGTTGCAACAATGCTAATCCTTTATGGTGTCTTGTTTATCGTAATTGAAAACTATTTGAAGAACAAGAACCCATTGGTCACAGACATTAACCAATTGACTTATCAATTGGCTTTGTGGATTGGATTCTTCCAAGTGTTGGCAATTATTCCTGGAACATCACGTTCTGGAGCCACAATCTTGGGAGCCCTTTTGCTAGGGGCCTCACGTTTGGTTGCGGCAGAATTCTCATTCTTCATGAGTATCCCAGTTATGTTTGGGGTGACAATTTTGAAGATGGGAAGCTACTTCAAGGATGGTGGATCATTTACTGGACCACAAGCCTGGGTATTAGCAGTCGGATTCATCGTTTCATGGATTATTGCTTACGTAGCAATCAAGTTCTTGTTGGACTACATCAAGAACAATGACTTTAAGGTCTTTGGTTACTACCGTATTGCATTAGGACTATTCGTCATCTTGTTAGGTGCAATTGGTATCCTACACTAA
- a CDS encoding YihY/virulence factor BrkB family protein, producing MHKVWNSIWQNQYVKIIIDYFCRIDFGYASASIAYFSLLSIFPMLIVIGNLLSIVGLELDTVINFLATFLPESILHILQPIVESILFQNGLGVLSISLLVTLWSVTRLIASIRTSQNQIYGVPAKHIAIIDRFVSLFWLVLILATAAILLLFAAIGSNVLDVLPINDDTVRLLKSAKPLIVFVGLFITLTLFNWLLPTKKPWLPWAVVGTTFEVLCMMGLAHLFSLYVGFITQAYSFYQAINSVIITMVWMNFLAFVGLLGTTIIAILNHIWPAVDKNSRQKIVQISQKMHIKKEKA from the coding sequence ATGCACAAAGTTTGGAATAGTATTTGGCAAAATCAATACGTCAAAATTATCATTGATTATTTCTGTCGGATCGATTTTGGCTATGCTAGCGCCTCAATTGCTTATTTTTCTTTATTATCAATATTTCCAATGCTAATTGTGATTGGTAATCTTCTTTCTATTGTTGGTTTAGAGTTAGACACCGTTATCAATTTCCTAGCAACATTCTTACCAGAATCAATTTTACACATCCTACAGCCTATCGTTGAATCAATCTTGTTTCAAAATGGATTAGGTGTGTTGTCAATTTCGTTGTTAGTGACATTATGGTCCGTAACCCGTTTAATCGCCTCAATTAGAACTTCGCAAAACCAAATCTATGGCGTACCGGCAAAACATATCGCCATCATTGATCGTTTTGTATCTCTTTTCTGGTTAGTTTTAATTCTTGCAACTGCGGCTATTCTGTTATTGTTTGCAGCTATTGGATCAAATGTTTTGGATGTGCTGCCGATTAATGATGATACTGTCCGCCTATTGAAGTCTGCTAAACCATTAATCGTTTTCGTTGGATTGTTTATTACATTAACGCTCTTCAATTGGTTATTACCGACTAAAAAGCCTTGGTTACCGTGGGCAGTTGTTGGTACTACGTTTGAAGTATTGTGTATGATGGGATTGGCGCACTTGTTCAGTCTTTACGTGGGCTTTATTACCCAAGCATACTCATTCTATCAAGCAATTAACTCAGTGATCATTACCATGGTTTGGATGAATTTCTTAGCATTTGTAGGCCTACTTGGCACAACCATCATTGCGATTCTAAATCATATTTGGCCAGCTGTTGATAAAAATAGTCGTCAAAAGATTGTGCAAATCTCACAAAAAATGCATATTAAAAAGGAAAAAGCCTGA
- the cbpA gene encoding cyclic di-AMP binding protein CbpA, with protein sequence MLETLVKPRADIITITSNTTLQEAFDILEAENLRALPILDADGQMFRGVIYKLHLYKHLSEQADMSQPVTTLMRNMTKFINIDASFFDLIFALRDLPFISVLDDRHHFIGIITNNRLNEVFENSWTPSSGRYVMTILTDGERGSLEKISKIIARYTDILSLVTFDPDENIRTTRVVVTLPMAVDEARLSKIIRQLSRRGFHLESLENL encoded by the coding sequence ATGCTTGAAACTTTAGTGAAGCCCCGTGCCGATATTATTACCATCACTAGTAATACGACTTTACAAGAAGCATTCGATATCTTAGAAGCTGAAAACCTACGTGCGTTACCTATTTTGGACGCTGATGGTCAAATGTTCCGTGGTGTCATTTACAAGCTGCACCTGTATAAGCATTTGTCAGAGCAAGCTGACATGAGCCAACCAGTAACAACTTTGATGCGTAACATGACAAAGTTTATTAACATTGACGCTTCATTCTTTGATTTGATTTTCGCACTTCGCGATTTACCATTTATTTCTGTTTTAGACGATCGTCATCATTTTATTGGGATTATTACTAACAATCGTTTAAATGAAGTATTTGAAAACTCATGGACACCTAGTTCTGGTCGTTATGTCATGACAATTTTGACTGATGGTGAACGTGGTAGTCTAGAAAAAATCTCAAAAATCATTGCCCGTTACACAGATATTCTATCTCTTGTAACATTTGATCCAGACGAAAACATCCGCACAACACGTGTTGTTGTAACGTTACCAATGGCAGTCGATGAAGCACGTTTATCAAAAATTATTCGCCAACTATCTCGTCGCGGATTCCATCTCGAATCTCTTGAAAATCTGTAG
- a CDS encoding PspC domain-containing protein, with product MKKKLYKSNDRVLAGVLGGFADYFNIDPNVMRLIFIGLFLVTWGFPMIAFYIIAAIIMPTRHTYNQSNRDNIQEGDYTDK from the coding sequence ATGAAAAAGAAGTTATATAAGTCAAACGACCGTGTTCTTGCCGGTGTTTTAGGAGGATTCGCAGATTACTTTAACATTGATCCTAATGTTATGCGTTTAATCTTCATCGGTCTATTCCTAGTTACATGGGGATTCCCAATGATTGCTTTCTATATCATTGCGGCGATCATCATGCCAACCCGTCACACATACAATCAATCAAATCGTGACAATATCCAAGAAGGCGACTACACAGACAAATAG